Proteins found in one Solitalea lacus genomic segment:
- a CDS encoding sugar transferase encodes MNYSLSKRALDLAIAIPACIVLAPVFILLSILLMIVLKGNPFFVQSRPGRYEQPFKMIKFRTMSNARDKEGKLLPDEIRLSKIGEFIRKTSLDETPQLFNVILGTMSIVGPRPLMREYLLFSDDTQKCRQNVLPGITGWAQVNGRNSLTWDQKLSYDIWYVENASMATDIRILLKTFKVVLLGTGINQPGCITTAPPTKAPVVTSVTENPQTEVYQPTYASLSNYSNIKIRFKIQFNNKTKLGQNVDFSSISLKTKTDNHTDDASVTND; translated from the coding sequence ATGAATTATTCTCTATCTAAACGCGCTCTCGATCTTGCCATTGCAATACCTGCATGCATTGTATTAGCACCTGTTTTTATTTTACTTTCCATCCTTTTAATGATCGTACTGAAAGGTAATCCATTCTTTGTTCAATCCAGACCTGGTAGGTATGAACAGCCCTTTAAGATGATTAAATTCAGGACAATGAGCAATGCTCGTGACAAAGAAGGTAAACTCCTCCCCGATGAGATTCGATTATCCAAAATTGGGGAATTTATTAGAAAAACATCTCTAGATGAGACCCCGCAATTATTCAATGTTATTTTAGGAACAATGAGTATTGTTGGCCCTCGGCCATTAATGAGGGAATATTTGCTGTTTAGTGATGATACGCAAAAGTGCAGACAAAACGTGCTTCCTGGAATTACTGGCTGGGCTCAGGTGAACGGTAGAAATTCATTGACCTGGGATCAAAAGCTTTCTTATGATATTTGGTACGTTGAAAACGCAAGTATGGCAACAGATATTCGAATTCTATTGAAAACCTTTAAGGTGGTATTATTAGGCACTGGTATAAATCAACCAGGTTGTATAACTACCGCTCCTCCAACTAAGGCCCCGGTTGTCACCTCTGTTACTGAAAACCCTCAAACAGAAGTCTATCAACCAACTTATGCAAGTTTGAGCAACTATTCAAATATCAAAATTAGGTTCAAAATTCAATTTAACAATAAAACAAAACTTGGCCAGAATGTCGATTTTTCCTCAATAAGTCTGAAAACTAAAACAGATAATCATACTGATGATGCTTCTGTTACGAATGATTAA